ctcGTAACAATTGATCCACGGGGGAAATGCGATTCTATTTGCAAGAAATAAGTAAAACAGAACGACTGATGCTTGGACGGATTCGCGAGTCCTACCAATCGCAAcaagtagaattggttagcCATGATCAGACTTATCCTATTCAACAGCATAAAActccgaattttcaaactaaaTTTTGCAATTTCCTTCAACTTCTGATCAACTTCTCCTAGAAAATCTGATGTCGTTCGCTCCACTTTTAGAATAGTTACTCGAACTGAAAGGGTGAAACGGTCGCTGATTGAATTTTCCATCGTGTTAGACGGCAAGTGCATGGCGTGCTCCCACCGGGTGAAGTACGCCGAGATCTCGGTTGCTATCAACCACAATGTAGATCATCTTCTGGTCGGGATACTCCACCAGATTCGGCTGAAGAACGCGGACAACGGAGCCGCGAACGGGGCCGCAGGCGGCGGACACTGGTACACGTCCAAAACCATCGTACGTGCCAGTATGAAAGCCAAACGTGTAATTACTTGGTTGTTTGGCAAGGAGGactcaaaattaaaaaactgtGAAAATCTGCACATATTGTAAATTGACCGAGTGGATGTGTCAGTGCGGTGCCtgaagaccgggacgggaccggggacgtttggcccctagattcgaaaccagggtgtagggtttgagtcgacggggcttcagtgttcgaaactatatttctgttcgccccggttgggtcattatctcgagcgtaatGACCATTAcccagaaggcctttcgggaccGCATTGACagtgtattgtatgtaaatgaaTTGTATGGaaatgtattgtatgtaaattgtatatagatatattgtaaatattgtaatatattgtaaaaacgagaatagttgttagaaCGTATGTAAGAACGGGGTCAAATTGATCAGACCCCTGGCTTTACAATTGTTATGTATTATTACCAGATTGCGGATCTGTGTGCGAAACAGAAAGCTTCCAAATTAATCGTAAGAAACGCGGGTCGAGTGAAgataatatttcttctttaaataaattttgtacatcAAATGTAATAACATTCTCAAGTTCTTCTAACGTCATTACAATTATACATTTTACTTGTTCCTAttacaaacgcataaagatccgcagtctaccaccAAAAGGTATTCATTCTCGCCTATCGATCCTCCATCGTCAGGATCTAAAGATATCATCAAGACGATACATTTTCAAAGTAATTCAATTTGAGCGTCATGGTTCGTGTATCCCATCGTAATACCGCAGATCATGTGTAGCGCTATTAAATTACTATTATACTTTTGatacttttttaaattaacgTGATTGTTAGATTGAATTCTGTTTTTGATTCTGTgattgaattctcgatatatgtcgccaaggcctggatgataaacgtcgcggaattatccccacttccgcggggTGCCCGAAGCTCGAAGGGCCtcggaggagtgtaaacataacacacggctcggttatgtcttctggacgatacaagacccatgttgttgacatatatcgagaattcggtgtactttttttttgtaacgaaGGATCGCGAGAAATCGGGGTACGATCAAAATGCCAATCAAAATGAAACGTGACTAACTCCTCGTCGGGACTCGCGATACTTCGTCGACTGATATATAATAAGCATAAGATTGTATGTACTTGTAAGATTGAATATACATATTTGGTATCTGTCGACTTTTACGATCGaatgatcgaatattttattacattgttgtatattcggaaccctgtccggtgtatgtcgacaatcacagatatgctctggtggaggtccaaaacagaagagtcaaaaaaacgaaagtcgattcacccccttctacccccaagtgattccctaatcctaaccctaaccctaaccctgaccctaaaccttttttatgaggaaatgtaacgtaacgcacataacccgaaattaatcacgacttggcgtgacgttttatagcgactgaattacggagaagaaaatataaatctccaacatgttcaacattcaccattagtgcatggtgaatgtcaacatttaccggtgtaagtcggaaataagggtatttagcaaatatttcggacatacaccgAGCGACTATttatgtgaatgttgacattcaccggtgaaagtcgacattctccagatttcgtggtttcactgtaacatatacactATTCTGCGTGTATTTTCTGCGATCTCTATGTCTGTAATATCCAAATTATGTATACATACAATATACAAACACATATACATGAATGTATACGTACGTACGTACAAATACCGCTCAAACGTTTGGGATCAATTATAATACTTACGATTTATGAAAGGAAATAAAATGAATGATAACGGAACCCGACGTCCTTTGTCCCTGTTTGTATTTTTTAAGCGAATGTTCAGTAGAAAGATACACGATACATCTGAcgaaattagaatttagaaattGAGAAGTTCGTACAATTTCCTGAACTTGGATCCCCAACttggaaattcagaaaattatggTACTCTTGGGTATATGTAAAGTATTGTAAcgggtccgtttcccggcggacctcgaaacaacgggttcctcgcggacggatttggctcgccgtgccagggttcgcgacgggataacgcgagggttgcggcgggacgcggacggtcgagcaagggtgattaacgacacgagtattcaaaatgttcgtcactgtcctggcttcgcgtttcggtggtcggaggtcgcgattcgggtctcgatcgctcggcgttcgggtcggccctcCAGGTGGTCCAGTACGCAGTGGCGTattcggggttcgcgggtcgcggaaaaattcggcacactcgcgattacaatttcgcgggtataaatacactctcgtgagtcgtattcagcgggcggcttctcggcgtcgtaaaaggacgattccggtcgtgatcgggcggtcggtatcggcggctagaaatcggatcggaacgTACGTCTTTTGGCaagcgtggcggaaagccaaagaggccgttttccggctggtctctctcgtcttctaggcgagggggtgcggtgtgGTACGGTTTgcggccgacttttccggcgtcgtcctgtatccggcgcgacgatatttcatcatggcgggttccggttcccgccaagatcggttcggtggtgcggggatcgcaggggcgctcgcgggtgccggcggatctcggtatccgtcggccgcgttcggctcggaacaggcctggcgcagccaggtctgttacagtaTCATACAGTATGTATAAATTCCTTTTACCCTTGACCCTTAAAATTATTATGGATGACGAGgctttttctcaattttattttatgcttCTCAAAATCTGAAATGCCTTCGAATGTCAGTTACTTCCGCAGTAAATAATCAgatcaattttataaacaaaaatatcttCCCCAAAGATTGTTTTCACACGAGAAATTTTAATCGACAGTTTAAGTATTTATGAAACTCCCTGAAAATTATAACCACTGATGTTTCAACAACCTTcagggaaataatttttaattctactaATGAATTGAATCGTGAAAGGATTATGATTGATGTTTATAAAATGGCGTGAATGAAATACAGCGCATTATTCACACGGATTGATTATCaagttgaaattaatttaatacgcATTACAAAGCGGACTATTTCACCGGCAGCCATTGTAATCcactaattattattaaataccaTATTAATCTTGAAATCAATCAAAGGTAAATTCAATCGAGTGACGTAACAAAAGTGAAGCGTAATTAGATTTTGgttaacaattatatttttcgtTTACAGGTGACGAATGTACACGGGTTCGAGTTTCAAAGACCTGTATTTCTTCAATGTTATAACGTCCCTCGTAAATCTTATCGCGACGCTTCGTTGATAAGTAAGCGACGCCAGACGCATGCGTCCTGGGCATCGATTATTTTGATTGGTGCCAGATATTGCCAGGCTCCAGTCGTGGCCGCTTGCCACGAAGCAAAACGAATGTCGATTTCTTTGAACCTCGAACCGACTATAAACGATAATAAACGACATTGGTGATACACGCGAAACGTATTTTATTCGACAAGCAGTCGCAACGAAATGTTGGCAAGTGACAGATGACCGGTTCGTCGCGTTTCAACGTTCCGGATCGAGAAGGGTGAATAATTTCGAATTTATACATGTTGAAAAgatttcgaagcgaaattgtgctcgaagcagctcggcgtgtttgcatgtaagcgagttgcgggtgcgttgtgcgtgcccgtggaatccgcgcggtgtgtgtccgccttgatgcgaaagctgctgtttctcgttcttttgttttttcgtgcgtgtatgttttctccccagtcgttcatcaaccgctatccgttacggtcagttatttgtttgcaaccaattgttcaataatACATCATCGATTTTGTTACACGCGATCATTAAATTATTTGCAAGTACCTCAAAAGATCATTAAAGTTCATCTCTTTCGTTGAAGCTTTACAAAATTGTGATGTTTCGATATTTTCGATGATTTTTCTAGTTTCGTACAGTTTTGAAATGATCGATGATGATCGAGGAGCAGCATGGCCACCGTAAAACCGTCCACTTGCAAAGAATCCATTCGACGATGGGAAGAAGACAACGAACAAGAGGCCTCCACGGCGACAGAAGTCAGTCTGAGCTTTCAATGGCCTCCCATAGAAAAGATGGACAATGCTTTGGCGAGTTTGACCAACTGCGAGAAACTTTCGTTATCGACGAACATGATCGAGAAGATTGCAGGTGAATATTCTCCCACTatctttagaaaaattttagtaTCCTTTTTGCAGGCTCTTTTTATCTTTCCTCTACTCGTATCGATAAATCCTAAACAATTTCGACTAGACTATTCGATTTGTTTACTCAGGTAGCAATTTTCTGCTTCATTCAATCTTAAATTCTGCTTCAAGTATATTTTTGGCGCTAAAATCACCGCCTTTTGCTCGCGAAGTACAGTAACAAGTACAGTGATCAAAATTTGTTCGAAGCAGGTTTGGGTAAATTAGAACAAGAATCCCACAGTGTTATCTAAACAATTATAATGCAAGATAAGTAACATAGTTTGAGTTGAAAGAATTGCAGGTgatgaaatttttcgtttacaCGGCGGTAGTAGAATTCTTTAACAAAAATGTCCCTACCTCAGTAAAATGAGAGAATGAAACGGGAATTAAAGAATAGAAATAATGAATGTGGGGCTTCAAGGATATTTTACGGAGGGTTGAATTTTAATTCGTTTTTTCGCAATAAATATTACTCCCGAGATTCACTGTTAAACATTTTACATCCGCAACGAGAAAGCGATTCTCAGTTTGGTCGGAACGGGGGAAAGGGAACGAGGATAATGAATAAGACGGGCGTTCGACAGGACAGATAATAATGCATGCGCAATTCCATTACGAAGCACGATAAATGGACCGCAGATGCTGGCCATCCTAACGTCGCTTTCATCAGAGTCTGGCATCGTTCAGAAACCAATTTACGTTCGTTCTGCGCATCTTCGCTCTTATTggctcccttcccaatgcactaCGCATGCGCGGAGCGGACTGATGTGACGCCATGTCCGGCAGCGGCATTCGCAACCAAATACGCGGTGTGTCAAAGTATTTCGAATTTAAATAGCGaaaggttctggcaatcgtcacttaaatgacctggccctcaacccgacctcctatGGCATGCACTtgggaaggatggaatttccgcgtccgaaaattccctcGTTCCCACACACCATGGTCGcttcatttacatttttcaactaaaaacgtaaagaaagaattcatttacattttccgacattatacagttaattatcgaggttgaaaaaattatattactatAGTCCAATCCtttctaaataaaacaaaaaaaaatttagcgcaatcggacaaacagttcctaagataaaaattcgtaaatgaaGCCCATTTTCGCCACTCATTTCCTACCCACTTCTTCTGCCTATTAATCTGTACTTTTGTTCTACCGCGTATATTAATCTCGCAGTCTACAAAGTGGGGACTGAGTAGTGGAGTAGGGAGTCTGAGGAGCTCGCAGCGCCCCCAACGTCTTCCGGGCTGCGCGAAATAGTGCCAGACTCTGATGAACGCGACTTTACTCCCTTGACACGTAACTGTGGCTCAATTAATGTAACTCGATCGCCTGGAAATTCGATTGAACGCAGATCTTGCGCCGTTTCGTATTGCGATCATCCTCTTGAATTCAGGTCGcctttattttcatttaacttgaGCGTTCCGTTTTATCTGGATACAATTCAACGTTAATCGCTTCCTCAGAATCTAATGAAATCATCAAAACTTCCTTTTTAACTTAAACGATCCAAAGGGGCCAATCTTTTAGAAcggtattcattattttagtgcTAAGGGCATAGCAAGgccttaaatattttttgaaataggaAGTGGTGTTAATCTTCATTAGGTTCCAAGAAAACAGCTTGTATAGATTCCTTTAAAACATCCCGTCTAATTAAACTTCTCTCATTTGACACAGGGATCGGAACATTGAAGAACCTGAGGGTCCTATCGCTGGGTCGTAACATAATTAAAGGATTCTCCGGCTTGGAGCCTTTAGGGGACACGTTGGAGGAGCTTTGGATTTCTTACAACCTGATCGAGAAAATAAAGGGAATCAACGCGATGAGAAATCTTCGTGTCCTTTACATGTCGAACAACTTGGTGAGAGACTGGAACGAGTTCAACAGGCTTCAGGAACTCGCGAACCTCCAGGACCTCGTATTCGTTGGTAATCCGCTGTACGAAAGCGTCGAGGTACTTTACAGCTAcctttttcatttgaaaattgtataatttgattaacttttaatattcgttCTTTTTAGTTGGAGCAGTGGAGGTCAGAGGTCGCTCGACGCTTACCGACGTTGGAAAAGTTAGACGGCGAGCCGATAATACGAACGGAAGAATGCTGCGCGACTCAAACGCAAAAAGTTGACTGTCCTTCCCAATCGGAAAACAGCTTAATATGATCATACAGCAGTTTTATGGtaatgtttatttaatattCTGTACATTTGTTTTTGGAGTTTCTTTTGTATGATTCTTTATTTGGTCAAGTATGAACCTGTATAgatttagtaatatttttcgtaatcgtATTGATTTATACTTTGTGAGCATATTACCTTTCAATTTAATCGATGGATCGGAAATTGTATTTATATGACCGTTTTATATCTTTATACAGATTTCAATCTACATCAGGAAGGCGTAAGAATTAACGTTCGGAATTCGTCACCTTTGTGTCCACGGTTGTAATGTATCGTCAATATTCTTCAGTCGACCATTCACGTCGCTCCGCTCCAAAGAATTTGATACGAATAGAAGAAGCTCTCGATGGCTCCGGCTACATTGTTGCGTTCGACATAGACATATTGCGTGCCCATAGGAGGGCCATTTTCATAATACATACGGGGTTAATCTCGCGATTAAACTTCTAAGCGTCCGCTGACCAAAAAGGCTCGGTGAACTCTATTGTCTGGAAACTGTGAATCATTGGCCCCGTCTAATGGATTTTCCTTGGAGAGAAATGAGCTAGTTACTCGAATGATCAGATAATGATGTTCCTCGACGATTCTTCTTCGGTGCATCAGAACGTTGGAATTTTTCGTCGTTGCTTAGATAGAACCTCGAAGATTCTGTCCCGTCGAGTCCTTACAAAatcctcctaaatatattttcatctaGATCATGCAAATTGAAAACTTTTCTCTTAATGTATTACCACAGACTTCTACATTTATTTCTACACTTTGTATTCAGTTATTCAGCACATGATTTCGTTTCAAAAAGTACATAACTACATTAGACCCGTTGAGAAATTCAGTAGCATCCGACCGGGtgataaataatttctgttcCTCAGAATCAAtagtgtaggaatcttgggaaatggggagattaatctctttgaaacactttactgaatattaatatatttagaagaaataacgctgacacgattaacactctttctcgcaaggcagtcgcaactctactctctccgctcttcccgaacatccacgctttatagtctttcacccccttgcattcgtctcgcttgcactctgtttcttgcatccgtcgctttcattcttagaaatacacaaactctcctatctcttagacctaaacacttttcattcacgcctcctcagtcactcgagttttccaaacataccggcgccggaccgtcgcaacatgatccggtcgcccgcacgcacgcacgcacaatgaaccattcatcccacaaatcTGATGTCGTTCGCTCCACTTTTAGAATAGTTACTCGAACTGAAAGGGTGAAACGGTCGCTGATTGAATTTTCCATCGTGTTAGACGGCAAGTGCATGGCGTGCACCCACCAGGTGAAGTACGCCGAGATCTCCGTAGCCATCAACCACAACGTAGATCACCTTCTGGTCGGGATACTCCACCAGATTCGGCTGAAGAACGCGGACAACGGAGCCGCGAACGGGGCCGCAGGCGGCGGTCACTGGTATACATCAAGAACTGTGGTACGTGCCAGTATGAAAGCCAAGCGTGTGTTCACTTGGTTGTTTGGCAAGGAGGACTCGAAATTAAAAAACTGTGAAAATCTGCACATACTGTAAATTGACCGAGTGGATGTGTCAGTGCGGTGCCtgaagaccgggacgggaccggggacgtttggcccctagattcgaaaccagggtgtagggtttgagtcgacggggcttcagtgttcgaaactatatttctgttcgccccggttgggtcattatctcgagcgtaatGACCATTAcccagaaggcctttcgggaccGCATTGACagtgtattgtatgtaaatgaaTTGTATGGaaatgtattgtatgtaaattatatatagatatattgtaaaaacgagaatagttgttagaaCGTATGTAAGAACGGGGTCAAATTGATCAGACCCCTGGCTTTACAATTGTTATGTATTATTACCAGATTGCGGATCTGTGTGCGAAACAGAAAGCTTCCAAATTAATCGTAAGAAACGCGGGTCGAGTGAAgataatatttcttctttaaataaattttgtacatcAAATGTAATAACATTCTCAAGTTCTTCTAACGTCATTACAATTATACATTTTACTTGTTCCTAttacaaacgcataaagatccgcagtctaccaccAAAAGGTATTCGTTCTCGCCTATCGATCCTCCATCGTCAGGATCTAAAGATATCATCAAGACGATACATTTTCAAAGTAATTCAATTTGAGCGTCATGGTTCGTGTATCCCATCGTAATACCGCAGATCATGTGTAGCGCTATTAAATTACTATTATACTTTTGatacttttttaaattaacgTGATTGTTAGGAAGCAAATTTTGGTTTGACGGTTGGTCTGTGAGAGCTTGCGTGAACGTCTCGTTGCAATTGAAAAGCTTTGTACAGAGTGAGCAAGAGTATGAGCATCGTTGATTGATAAACAATTAAAGTTTGGCCAAAAGTTTTTGACACGGATCGGTGGAAAatagaagagaagaaaatataaatctccaacatgttcaacattcaccattagtgcatggtttcactgtcggtgtttcactgtaacatatacactattctccgtgtattttctgcgatctctatgtctgtaatatccaaatgatgtatatgttacagtgaaacaccgaaatctggagaatgtcgactttcaccggggaatgtcaacattcacatagtcgcttggtgtatgtccgaaatatttgctaaatacccttatttctgacttacaccggtaaatgttgacattcaccatgcactaatggtgaatgttgaacatgttggagatttatattttcttctccgtaattcagtcgccaaaaaacgtcacgccaagtcgtgattaatttcgggttatgtgcgttacgacgttacatttcctcataaaaaaggtttagggttagggttagggttaggattagggaatcacttgggggcagaagggggtgaatcgactttcgtttttttgactcttctgttttggacctgcaccagagcatatctgtgattgtcgacatacaccggacagggtccgaatatacaTATTTGGTATCTGTCGACTTTTACCGGTGCatgtcaacagataccaaatacgtcggtgaaagatcgaatattttattacattgttgtatattcggaaccctgtccggtgtatgtcgacaatcacagatatgctctggtggaggtccaaaacagaagagtcaaaaaaacgaaagtcgattcacccccttctacccccaagtgattccctaatcctaaccctaaccctaaccctgaccctaaaccttttttatgaggaaatgtaacgtaacgcacataacccgaaattaatcacgacttggcgtgacgttttatagcgactgaattacggagaagaaaatataaatctccaacatgttcaacattcaccattagtgcatggtttcactgtcggtgtttcactgtaacatatacactattctccgtgtattttctgcgatctctatgtctgtaatatccaaatgatgtatatgttacagtgaaacaccgaaatctggagaatgtcgactttcaccggtgaatgtcaacattcacatagtcgcttggtgtatgtccgaaatatttgctaaatacccttatttctgacttacaccggtaaatgttgacattcaccatgcactaatgcacgatcgatctcgtacggtcctttgaaccgcggaattatttttgttgacactcctggggtgcaatcgtaatttctgataagcaccttatctttaaccctatatttattcggagccttatgtcttttatcgaaaatgcgtttttgcgactcctgattttttcgaattcggttactagCTTCTTTTCGGACGCTATTCAAATCACGGGAAATACTTATCTTTCCACTAATCTCCAACATATCACGCAACCCATCTATGACCTCACCACGTTGTCGCATACCAAACAGTAACATGCTTGGACTTTTGTCGGTAGACttacaaacagtattattacacgcaaattgaacctctcgcaatacattataccataccacaccacgctcactcatcaatttggcgatcatcggtaaaattgtgcggttatatctctcgacctgcccgttcgcctgaggagaagcggtcgctatcttaacatgctgtatatgatattcttgtgtgaactcattgaattcgtgagacATAAAACTACTTCCTCGGTCCGAAACTATGCGCAGCGGTCGACTATAATGCTCGAAATACGATTTTAGACACTTTATGACTTCAGCGGTGTTCTTAGTCTTAGTggcgtacatttttatatatttggtgaacgcgtcgattacaacaaatatatatttgtaacccGATTTATGTGCTCTTGAAACAGGAGCTAAATGGTCGATGTGTAGGGTATCGAAAGGTTTATCACCCTTCGGTATACAGTGCAAGGTTCCCTCTAACTTTCCGCAGTTCGGCGTGTATGcgatacatttcaaacagccgcGAATGTGTTTCTCGATCTTGGATTTCATATCTGGAAACCAATAACTATCCGTAATGTTTCGCACCGTTTTTTCAATTCCGACGTGTCCCATCTCATTGTGGTACTTGTACATAATACTTGATTCTAAAGTGCTCGGCacgtaaaacaaaattctatcctGATGCTTCCGGTATACTAGACCGTCTctcatttcgtacaatttattttctgaattttctaattcCGTACGAATTTTCCCGATAACTTTATCGTCATTTTGGCATAGCGCTAAATTTCTATCGAACGAATTGTCTTCAATCACAAAAACCTGACGACTTAACGTGTCTACATGGAGCATACGCGAACCGGCCCTATGCTCtagctcgtaatcgtaattttgcATTTCAAGCACCCAACGTGCAATTCGGGGATTCGTCTCTTTTTTATTTAGCGTCAGACTAAGAGCTTGGCAATCCGTAACTATCTTAAACTTTCTTCCTAGTAAATATGTTCGGAAACGTCGGAGAGCAGAAACGATTGCTAGCGTTTCTAACTCAAAACTGTGATAGCGTGATTCAATCTCAGTCGTGCGTTTAGAAAAGTACAACACTGGGTGTAGCTTCTTATCGGCCTTCCTTTGTAACAGGATAGCACCGAACCCGGACGCGCTCGCATCACAGTGCAACTCGGTCTCGTCTTGTGGAGAATAAATACTTAATATCGGCGCGCTTAACAATCGATTCTTAAGCGTCTCGaacgcttgtttttctttttcggcaaaCTGAAACTTTGCATCCTTCCTCGTAAGATCGTATAGGGGCTTCGCGAGGATGGAGAAACCCTCAATAAATTTCCGAAAGTATGAACTCAAGCCCAAAAATCCCTGCACCTCTCGAACGTTTCGCGGAAATGGGAATTTTTTTACCGCCTCGAGGCCTCGTTCTGTCGGCCTGATTCCTTCGCTTGTTACCGTGTAACCCAAATAATCGAGTTTTGTttggagaaatctgcatttatctaaccgtaaattcaaaagattcactgtcagtagtttaaatacttttccaaGGACTTCTAAATGGTGCTCTATAGTCTCGGTCGCGATGAGAAAATCATCCAAATAAACAGATATTTCGCCGTCGTTGATTAGTTCTTTAAAGATTTCAGTGACGTAGCGTTGGAATTTAAGAGGCGCGCCCTTTAACCCGAATGGCATCCTCGTGTATTCGTATTGCCCGGAAGGTGTTACAAAAGATGTAAATTTAATCGAGTCTTCGTGCATCTTGACATGGAAAAATCTATCCTTTAAATCGAGGGtggtaaaatactttttcccttCCAGCAAATCTAATTGGTCTTCGATTAATGGCAGCGGAAAGTTATCGCGGATCGTGATTTTATTCAATGTACGGAAATCTACACACATTCTAATTTccccgttctttttcttcgttagaacgataggagacgcgTACTCGGATGTGCTCTCCCTAATTATCCCTTTTTCCAATAATCCATCGAGGATACCACGCAATTTGTTTTTCTCGTCATACGATAATCTACgaggtgaaaatgaaaagggtTTGTCGCTCGTAAGtgttaatttcattgtgttttcTACACTTGGCTCCACAGGTCTTTGTGCGTTAATGTACATTTTACTAAATAACTCCCGCGCTCGTGTCTTTACTTCATTAGAAAGGTTCTCGTCAAAACGCATGTCATCGGCGCTGATGCACGTATTACCCTGATCTACCTCAATGTTCATAATATCGGCTATATCATCGCGTTCTACTGTTTCCTCTCTACTCAACGATAAGTtggcaattttcatgaaatcgcGTCCTAAAACTAAAGAGTTTTTCATCGTTTCGTCTGGTACAACTCTCAACATAACGCAATATTTTTCCGTGTCGTAAATAATTGTGGCTTGCGTCTTTCCTAACACGTTCAAGTCGCTACCGTTAATCCCGTGAAACCTATCTGAAACGCGATCGGCTGTAAAACATGTTCTCGGAACGCAATTCTCTTTAACAAAAGAAATCGGACTTCCCGAATCGATAAGTGCGTTTACTTTTGAACTGAAACTACCGCACTCGCTACTTATC
The genomic region above belongs to Halictus rubicundus isolate RS-2024b chromosome 17, iyHalRubi1_principal, whole genome shotgun sequence and contains:
- the LOC143362482 gene encoding dynein axonemal light chain 1, giving the protein MATVKPSTCKESIRRWEEDNEQEASTATEVSLSFQWPPIEKMDNALASLTNCEKLSLSTNMIEKIAGIGTLKNLRVLSLGRNIIKGFSGLEPLGDTLEELWISYNLIEKIKGINAMRNLRVLYMSNNLVRDWNEFNRLQELANLQDLVFVGNPLYESVELEQWRSEVARRLPTLEKLDGEPIIRTEECCATQTQKVDCPSQSENSLI